One region of Sphingomonas abietis genomic DNA includes:
- a CDS encoding TonB-dependent receptor, whose amino-acid sequence MALAQDSSGSLSVADPGNGTIQVIGHADPEGLLPPQSAPKSTSTIATAFIEKQAPTLNAFQLVSLLPGANVASSDPFGLSTSSSLTLRGLGQDEIGVLMEGAPQNDIGYYYAYPSQFADAENVKQIALSQGSIDIDSPIVNGAGGLLSLSLDDPRHNFGVAVDGSLGSYNERRVFVRADSGEIGQTGVRGFLSYSNNRAENWRGAGYDERQHIDAKLMKEWGDENRASLAFSFNAAKTSSYPSPTLSDWQADGRSFNYDKRYTAGDTNYWRLYRSPFRNEYVSAPVHLKIDDRFSFDTTYYLQFGYGNSPYGTQLSTTGNYLGTEALTQPLSLPGAVDGTATVAGNYIGNQMRTGDVTKLTYHLGKHVLTAGLWLDYGTDHDSESFTSIDDRGRPTDIWGYADDAIRTADGRLLADLNYRTITVVKGFFLADHIALSPRLTVDIGFKGVDVLHHGENYLPGPQTKVHFDSFAALPRAAAHYRIDDRQQIFANVTTNFRAPDEVTLYDSYYGGELYGQGTTKLKNEYSITEEVGYRYTGPTLSGSLTAFHYNFRNRQLATIVDLNGALVNSTINAGRQTSYGLDGEIDWRPIAGVSFYASAEYLHARLDDNLPVDGDYLPTRGKQAVESPSHQFGLGGTYDRKRLFGSFALKYIGRQYATFTNDERIRGYATLDLSIGAHLGDWIDGKRTDLRLNVLNVTNPHVLSGVEAISTNARDTVGVNGTLISGSAPAYYIGSGRAFVVTLARQF is encoded by the coding sequence ATGGCCTTGGCGCAGGATTCATCTGGCAGCCTGTCGGTGGCCGATCCGGGAAACGGGACGATTCAGGTGATCGGTCATGCCGATCCGGAGGGGCTTTTACCACCTCAGAGTGCGCCCAAGTCGACCAGCACGATCGCTACGGCCTTCATCGAGAAACAGGCTCCGACGCTCAATGCATTCCAGCTCGTCAGCCTGCTGCCTGGAGCCAATGTCGCGTCGAGCGATCCGTTCGGCCTGTCGACGAGCAGCAGCCTGACCTTGCGCGGCCTTGGCCAGGACGAGATCGGCGTGCTCATGGAGGGCGCCCCGCAAAACGATATCGGCTATTATTACGCCTATCCGTCCCAATTCGCGGATGCCGAGAATGTGAAACAGATCGCGCTGAGCCAAGGCTCGATCGACATCGATTCGCCGATCGTCAACGGTGCTGGCGGGCTGCTGTCACTGAGCCTCGATGACCCACGGCACAACTTCGGTGTGGCCGTCGACGGGTCGCTCGGCTCCTATAACGAGAGACGTGTGTTCGTTCGCGCCGACAGCGGCGAGATCGGTCAGACTGGTGTTCGTGGCTTTCTGTCCTATTCCAATAACCGCGCCGAAAATTGGCGGGGAGCCGGCTATGATGAACGCCAGCATATCGACGCCAAACTGATGAAGGAATGGGGCGATGAAAATCGCGCGAGCCTAGCCTTTTCATTCAATGCCGCAAAGACCTCAAGCTATCCGAGTCCGACGTTGAGTGATTGGCAGGCCGATGGGCGATCGTTCAACTATGACAAGCGCTACACCGCCGGCGACACCAATTACTGGCGCCTCTATCGTAGCCCGTTTCGCAATGAATATGTGTCAGCACCCGTGCATCTCAAGATCGATGACCGGTTTAGCTTCGACACGACATATTATCTACAGTTCGGTTATGGCAACTCGCCTTACGGCACGCAATTGAGCACGACCGGCAATTATCTCGGCACCGAGGCACTGACCCAGCCACTCTCGCTCCCGGGTGCGGTGGACGGCACCGCGACTGTTGCCGGCAATTACATCGGCAACCAGATGCGGACCGGCGACGTCACCAAGCTGACCTACCATCTCGGCAAGCATGTGCTCACCGCCGGCCTGTGGCTGGATTATGGCACGGACCATGACAGCGAGAGCTTCACCTCGATCGACGATCGCGGCCGGCCGACGGACATCTGGGGCTATGCCGATGATGCGATCCGCACGGCGGACGGGCGCTTGCTCGCCGATCTCAATTACCGCACGATCACGGTGGTGAAGGGCTTCTTTCTGGCCGACCACATCGCGCTGTCGCCCCGTCTGACGGTGGATATCGGCTTCAAGGGCGTGGACGTGCTCCACCACGGGGAGAATTATCTGCCCGGGCCGCAAACCAAGGTGCATTTCGACAGTTTCGCAGCGTTGCCGCGCGCGGCGGCGCATTATCGGATCGATGATCGTCAGCAGATTTTCGCCAATGTCACCACCAATTTCCGCGCGCCTGACGAGGTGACGCTTTACGACAGCTATTATGGCGGAGAATTGTACGGGCAGGGGACGACGAAGCTCAAAAACGAATATTCGATCACGGAAGAGGTCGGCTATCGCTACACCGGGCCGACGCTCTCCGGGTCGCTGACCGCCTTCCACTATAATTTCCGCAACAGGCAATTGGCGACGATCGTCGATCTGAACGGCGCGCTGGTCAATTCGACGATCAACGCCGGGCGACAGACGTCCTATGGGCTCGACGGCGAAATCGACTGGCGCCCGATCGCCGGGGTGAGCTTCTACGCCTCCGCCGAATATCTCCACGCCCGGCTGGATGACAATCTTCCGGTCGATGGCGATTATCTGCCGACGCGGGGCAAGCAGGCGGTCGAGAGCCCAAGTCACCAGTTCGGTCTCGGCGGCACCTATGACCGCAAGCGTCTGTTCGGCAGCTTTGCCTTGAAATATATCGGCCGCCAATATGCGACCTTCACCAATGACGAGCGCATTCGCGGTTATGCCACGCTCGATCTCTCGATCGGCGCGCATCTGGGCGACTGGATCGACGGCAAGCGGACCGACCTCCGGCTCAATGTCCTGAACGTCACCAATCCGCACGTCCTGTCCGGCGTGGAGGCGATCTCGACCAACGCGCGCGATACCGTGGGCGTCAACGGCACGCTCATCTCGGGATCGGCGCCGGCTTATTATATCGGCAGCGGCCGGGCGTTCGTCGTGACGCTGGCGCGCCAGTTCTGA